A single region of the Aquarana catesbeiana isolate 2022-GZ linkage group LG07, ASM4218655v1, whole genome shotgun sequence genome encodes:
- the CIDEC gene encoding lipid transferase CIDEC isoform X1 produces MEYAMKSLSLLSPRSLSKCVSVSATMTQQFLSRPASKPRPFRVCNWDRSVRKGIVADSLGDLLNKAQDALLMSDAIMLVLDEDGTGVDTEDFFQSVDSGVVFMALTKGQTWKPSQTAGYHISLSSKPQKKIDVVRISFDLYKNHPEDFIGCINVKATFYGTYTVSYDLECYGAKRVMKEALRWTLYTMQATGHVLLGTSCYVQQLLEPGEKLKLEEEEEEKKPIPALRDFIPFYPRRILPALS; encoded by the exons ATGTGTCTCGGTCAGTGCTACTATGACTCAACAGTTCCTCTCTCGCCCGGCGTCCAAGCCTCGGCCCTTCAGAGTCTGTAACTGGGATCGGAGCGTCCGCAAGGGCATTGTAGCGGATAGTCTGGGAGATCTACTGAACAAG GCCCAGGACGCTCTTCTCATGAGTGATGCTATCATGCTGGTTCTGGATGAAGATGGGACCGGAGTAGACACCGAGGACTTCTTTCAGTCAGTGGATAGCGGAGTTGTCTTCATGGCACTGACCAAAGGGCAGACATGGAAACCTTCCCAG ACAGCAGGCTACCACATTTCCCTGTCCAGCAAGCCACAGAAGAAGATTGATGTGGTTCGGATTAGCTTCGACCTGTACAAGAATCATCCAGAGGATTTCATAGGATGCATCAATGTCAAAGCCACATTCTATGGAACGTACACTGTGTCCTATGATCTTGAGTGCTACGGCGCCAAGCGTGTAATGAA GGAGGCGCTACGCTGGACTCTCTACACTATGCAGGCTACGGGTCATGTCCTCCTGGGTACATCGTGCTATGTGCAGCAGCTGCTGGAACCCGGTGAAAAGCTGaagctggaggaggaggaagaagagaagaagccgaTCCCCGCTCTCAGAGACTTCATCCCCTTTTATCCTAGACGGATCCTCCCAGCCTTATCCTGA
- the CIDEC gene encoding lipid transferase CIDEC isoform X2, translating to MTQQFLSRPASKPRPFRVCNWDRSVRKGIVADSLGDLLNKAQDALLMSDAIMLVLDEDGTGVDTEDFFQSVDSGVVFMALTKGQTWKPSQTAGYHISLSSKPQKKIDVVRISFDLYKNHPEDFIGCINVKATFYGTYTVSYDLECYGAKRVMKEALRWTLYTMQATGHVLLGTSCYVQQLLEPGEKLKLEEEEEEKKPIPALRDFIPFYPRRILPALS from the exons ATGACTCAACAGTTCCTCTCTCGCCCGGCGTCCAAGCCTCGGCCCTTCAGAGTCTGTAACTGGGATCGGAGCGTCCGCAAGGGCATTGTAGCGGATAGTCTGGGAGATCTACTGAACAAG GCCCAGGACGCTCTTCTCATGAGTGATGCTATCATGCTGGTTCTGGATGAAGATGGGACCGGAGTAGACACCGAGGACTTCTTTCAGTCAGTGGATAGCGGAGTTGTCTTCATGGCACTGACCAAAGGGCAGACATGGAAACCTTCCCAG ACAGCAGGCTACCACATTTCCCTGTCCAGCAAGCCACAGAAGAAGATTGATGTGGTTCGGATTAGCTTCGACCTGTACAAGAATCATCCAGAGGATTTCATAGGATGCATCAATGTCAAAGCCACATTCTATGGAACGTACACTGTGTCCTATGATCTTGAGTGCTACGGCGCCAAGCGTGTAATGAA GGAGGCGCTACGCTGGACTCTCTACACTATGCAGGCTACGGGTCATGTCCTCCTGGGTACATCGTGCTATGTGCAGCAGCTGCTGGAACCCGGTGAAAAGCTGaagctggaggaggaggaagaagagaagaagccgaTCCCCGCTCTCAGAGACTTCATCCCCTTTTATCCTAGACGGATCCTCCCAGCCTTATCCTGA